Genomic DNA from Salvia miltiorrhiza cultivar Shanhuang (shh) chromosome 1, IMPLAD_Smil_shh, whole genome shotgun sequence:
AGGCCAACCTGGACTTACAGAAAAAGTGGATGCAACAATCATCATCACCACAACCACAGTCTAGAATAATCAATCGCAGAACTCAGTTGATACAAACTCTAAAACATAAACCTCTCTACGTTCCAACACAAACATTTCTTCTCAAATTACTACATGATTCAACAAAAgttaaatatcaaatataacTAATCAGCAGCACATTATCCAATCAAGCTAAGGAAAATACAAGATATACTTTCTGAATTAATCAACAGGGAAGTAGAGAAAAGTATAGAgataaaatttcaaacaaaGACACTAAACTCGTTAAAGCCCTCAATTGATCATGATTTCCAGTTTTCATTGCACGTAAAGCAAAACGTCTTTGAGGTAGTTACTGCTGAGAATCTCTAGCATggtacaccaagtttcaatcaTTTAGGAATAAAAATTCGTTCACAGTTTTCAGGAGCAAGGATAGGGAATACGAGAACTAAAGAAATATATAGATCAGCACAGAACACAAGAATGACTTCTTATAATGTCACCCTCTCATAAATGCTTCCATGCATCCATCGGCATTTCTGATGACTAAATGCATTTAACATGCTCTTCAATAGGataagtaaattaaaaaatttaaacaatTAATCTTAAGCAAAGATGGAGAGATAGCATATTTTCCTTGTTCAGTATGAACTATTATGTCTATATGAAGAAAATTAAGGGGAAAAACTAAAACAAATCATGCAAACTGACAACTTAACTCGTAATCTGGAGTTACTTTCACTAGTAAACATTCTTGGAGCAACTACTTCGCCAATGTTCTACAGAAAAACTTCCCTTACTCCAGTATTAGAGACTAAACTTATCATTGGACTCAATTAGCCATTTTTCTTACCAAGCCAACAATCTTTTAATATGCACAAAATAACTTTTCAGTCTTTTGTCGATTGGACACAACCACTTCTTTCAAGAAATTAAATCAGAACTGCTTCACCTCTAAAATTGAATGAAATTGTTATGACCTTCATCTGATGTACATTGCTAGCTAATACGTATAGATAGTCATAAGTCATAGTGAAAACCAGTTATTTTCTTTAGACGTAATTGATATGGACAGTATTGCAGCATTTTCACAAGGAAACCATAGCCACATTCTACCCTAATCACAATTAGTTTATAAGtctaatataaaatatgaaagtgATGCCAACGCAACAAATGATTGATACCAACAGAGGGAGGCTCTAGAAGGCAAATGGAAGATGCAATGATCTCACGAGTCACACCTTACATATTACCATCTAACTTAGAAAAAAATAGAGGGTAATGAACTGTCTTTTTATCCAAAGCACGCGTAACACATATAAAAGTTAAAAGGCATCCAAGGAAATAGCTGCTCAGAATTCACTAAGGGTCTGAGCCACACAGATACtacattaaaagaaaaaagatccCCTTAAAAGAATCAAggtgaaaagataacaacaaatagAATAAATTAAGAGGCACAccaagaggagagagagagaggttaagaGAGGACTTCTAATCCTTCTCCTCGTGCACAAAAGTTAGTCCAATATTATTGACCTCATCCCACCAATGCATTTACTTTCCAGCAGATCAatcaaaatatcaaaagcaaaCAGTTAAAAGAAATTGAATGAATACCACTGTTGAGCCATCATTGGGTCAAATTATGAAAAGCAATGCAGATAGAATGACACTTAAATCAATCAAGAGCTGGAGACTTGtcacttaattgcatcaaaTGAAAGCATGAGGATTAGGCATGCAAAGTGCATTACCCACTGTGAGTCTCAATAGCCTCAATCTGCCTCAAAGCAATCCATAACCAGAATGTAATCATATGCCCGGGGACCATCGCGGGCCCCAGAAAAGACGGGATCCCGAGGATCAAAATCTCGGCCCAGTGAGCATACGGCGCGGCAAACCCAATGGGAGCAGTGTATTCATGATGCACCTTGTGGATTTTCTCATACCCCCACTTGCAGTGCAGAAATCTATGGACCCAATAGTTTGTGTAGTCCTCCACAAGGAAATAGACCCCCAATTGCAGTGCAATTTCCCAAAATGAAGGTAGTGGCAAGCTGGTTCTTATTCCTATTATCTTCAttgaataaaaacaaataaataaacaatcaGAAATATGATCCAGAAGAAATCAAACATGATTAAAGGCTAAATACTCGTAATGCAGTAGGAAAAAGATATCGTCAATGTATAGATTCCACATTTAATTAAATCCATTAAAGATCACATCACACCATGTTCAATACTAAACAATTCTTATGAAATACAAACATACCAAGAAGAAGCTTTTCCAGTGACACAATCACAGAGCGCATCTCTCATTACCAAAACAACATCTGAATTAGAGAAAAGGGTAAAATTACCTGAACGGAGGGATAGGAAACGAGTTGAAGCGGGCCCACAATGAGGAAGAACATGCGCATGACCGATTTGTAGCAGCGGAGGGTGTCGGAGAAGGAGAGCCTGACTTTGGGCTGGATTTTGAAAGGGTCGACGGAATTGGTGAAAAAGTATTCGAGGAAGAGGTAGTAGAAGGGGAAGAGGGAGaagatgaggaagaggaagatgatGTTGTGGCAGTAGAGGATGTAATCGGACTTGGTGGCGGAGTAATTGAACCAGAGGGTCTCGGCAGCCGTGAGGGATCTGCCGAGAGCGGTTTGGGCGTCGTGGATGGTGGCGTAAGGCAACATTGGCGATGGCGATGCGGACAAAGTGTGACAGTGTGTGGATTCAGCTGGGATGTGAAACTTGGGCAGGTGTTTGTTTGTTACTCCGATTT
This window encodes:
- the LOC131025862 gene encoding methylsterol monooxygenase 1-1-like — protein: MLPYATIHDAQTALGRSLTAAETLWFNYSATKSDYILYCHNIIFLFLIFSLFPFYYLFLEYFFTNSVDPFKIQPKVRLSFSDTLRCYKSVMRMFFLIVGPLQLVSYPSVQIIGIRTSLPLPSFWEIALQLGVYFLVEDYTNYWVHRFLHCKWGYEKIHKVHHEYTAPIGFAAPYAHWAEILILGIPSFLGPAMVPGHMITFWLWIALRQIEAIETHSGYDFPWTPTKYIPFYGGPDYHDYHHYVGGQSQSNFASVFTYCDYIYGTDKGYRYQKKVLQQLREGINTKNEQNGLLHDQFAQSHKED